In Flavobacterium sp. GSB-24, the genomic window ACTTTTTTCCCCTCTTCAGGAGTACGGCAAAACGGAATCATGAGTTTTACATTGGTGAGCCCCATATCATCACGAACTACTTTCATAGCCTGACATTCGAGCTTAAATCCTTCGCGATATTTTTCATGATAATAACGAGAGGCACCGCGAAAACCAAGCATTGGATTTTCTTCCTGAGGTTCAAAAAATGTACCTCCCAGAAGTCCAGAATATTCATTGCTCTTAAAATCACTCATTCTGACAATAACTTCTTTAGGATAAAAAGCGGCGGCGATTGTTGCTACACCCTGCGAGAGTTTTTCGATGAGGTAATCTGCTTTGGTGTCATAATTTTCTGTAAGTTTATTAATTGCTGTGCTTTGAGCTGGATCAATCACCTTATCAGGATGCATCAGTGCCATGGGATGTACCTTAACAGTATGTGTTATGATAAACTCAATACGAAGCAATCCCACGCCATCATTAGGATAAAAAGAAAGTTCAAAAGCTTTTTCCGGCTCAGAAACAATAAGCTGCACTTTTGGTTGCACAGGCAGTTTAATTGTATCAAGTGCTGTGATCGTTTGAACGTATTTTAATTTATTTTTATATATATATCCTGTTTTTCCTTCGGCACAGCTTATTGTGATTACATCACCATCTTTTATTAACTCGGTGGCATTTTCTGTTCCTACTACAGCAGGAGTTCCAAGTTCACGGGCAACTATAGAAGCGTGACTTGTTCTTCCTCCTTTATTGGTAACAATTCCAGCCACTTTTTTAAGGATAGGATCCCAGTCTGGACTAGTGAAATTAGTAATGAGAATATCTCCTTCTTGTAGTGCCGAAGCATCTTTCGGTGAATGCAAAATTCTCGCAATACCGCTGGTAACGGCATTTCCTATAGCTTCACCGGTTATGATTTCTTCTCCTTTTTTTTCTAATTTATAAGAAGTTATAGACAAAGGATTGATCAGGGAATGCACAGTTTCGGGTCGGGCCTGAATAATGTAAAGCTCGCCGTTCATACCGTCTTTAGCCCATTCAAAATCCATTGATTTACTATAATGATCTTCTATTATAAGTGCCCATCTGGCTAATTTTTCAATTTCAGAATCCTGAAGAACAAATTTACTGCACCATTTTCTGGGCGTTACTTTTATAACAGTTGAATTGATACCGGCTGAATTTTCACTATAAATAAGCATTTTAGTTTTTGTACCAAGATTTTTTTGTAAGATGGCTTTTTTATTGTTTTTAAGAGAAGTTTTAAATACAAGAAATTCATCCGGAGTTACAGTTCCCTGAACAATGGTTTCGCCCAAACCCCAGGTACCTGCAATATGAATCAAATCACGAAATCCTGATTCGGGTTCAAGTGTAAATCCTATTCCGGAACAAGCCAGATCTGAGCGAACCATCTGCTGGATCCCTACTGAAAGGAATACTTTATCATGATCAAAACCTTTATCTAATCTGTATTTGATTGCTCGGTCTGTATAAAGGGAGGCAAAACAGCATTTAACGGCATATATAAGCGGCATAGTTCCTTTTATATTTAAAAACGAATCATGTTGTCCGGCAAAACTAGCATTGTCCAGATCTTCTGCCGTAGCACTGCTTCGTACGGCGACGGTCATTTCATTATCTTTGGATAAGTCTGTATAAGCAGATGAAATGGCAGTTTGAAGATCCAGCGGGAATTTTGCATCCAGCAATAACTTTCGGGCTTTTGAACCGATTTCATTTAAGTTCATAAAATCTTTCTTATCCAGAAGTTTCATCAGCTCATCTAATCGGGCATTTAGATTATTATGCTTTATAAAATCTTTATAAGCAGTTGTGGTGATTGCAAAACCATTTGGAATTCTAATTCCCTGCGGAATAAGATTGTTATACATTTCACCCAAAGAAGCATTTTTGCCGCCTACTTTACTAATATCATTTATCCCTATCTGATTAAATTTTAAAATATATTTTTCCATTTTTAATTGTTTTTAGACACTCGTACTTATGGCTTTTATTTATTTAATAAAAATAAGTTGATGTGTAATTATTGGAAATGACGGCAGTCATCTATTAATTTTTTTTAACTATTTATGATATGCAGATATGTGATGCATATCATTTTACATCGCTAAATAATACATGACATTTGTAGAATAGTGGATTATGTATAAAAATAAAGTTAGAATTGGATCATATTATAACTAGTTACGTTCTATTTTTTATAATTGAAAAATTTGCAATATAGAAGCAACAAAAGACACAACAGAAAAGTATATCAGTTTTTGTAAAACTTCGAAAAAAAGACAAAAATGGCAATGAATATTGGAGTGCTAAGGAACTTTCTAAACTGCTGGGGTATCCTAAATAGAGTTTGTTTTTGAAGGTATTGGATAAGGCAAAAGCAGTTTGTATTAATGCTGGGCAGGAAACAGAAATACATTTTAGATATCTTAGCTCGATAACATCTCTGTGTGATGATTGCACTAAAGTTCTTGAACCAGTAGGTCAGTGGCTGCGAAATAGAAAATAATTATAGAAAGATTTCTTTTTTTTAATTAAGGAATGAGACTGGCCGGCAATGAGCTTTTACAATAATAATCGGAGCAAAAATTAAATAAGCAATCAATATGAAAACAAGATTCTACATAACAGCTGCTTTGGCAGTACTGCTTTATTGCTGCCAGCAGAAGGACTGGACAGACTCAAGTGAAAATGGTATCGATATAGATAAATATGAAACCTCTGGCATAAATGATAATCTGCTTAGAAAGTGGCTCTTATTAAACAGAGAATCTGACAGTATAATTAAATCGGCACAGCTGATTATTCAACAGCAGCGAATACTAGTAGAAACTCATCCGCCGGATGAGCGCGAGTACCTGAATACATGCATTGAAGAGGCTCAGCAGCAGCTTGACCTATTGAAGAAAAAAGTAAAATTTACTAAAGAATTTGCAGGTGGTATTAAACAGTATGACCCATCTCTGCAGTTTACCATTGACTCATTGGAAGAAGACTATATGCGGGAGAAATATAAACTGGAAGATGCATTAAAACAGTTGAAATAGTGCGTATTGCCCACAAAATTCAGAGTAGTTATTTTGGGATTCATTTATAATTTATGAATTTGTGTTTTAGATTCCTGAAGTAAAAGTAATATTGAATTATCTGAATTTTCAGTAATTTAAGAGTCTTTATGTCTTTTGAAGGGATTTATTTTCGGAGTTATATACTATTTTAATTTTTCGACCATTGACGTAGCCGCATCTTAATATGCTTTTAGCATCATTGTTTTCGGCTATTTTAATCATTGCCGGATTAGTAAAATAAAGAAAGAGAGTTATTACTTTAAACAGTAAAGACAGTAATTTAATTCTGTTTTTACATCTTGAATATTTTATGATTAATCTTGTTTTGCTGATTTTACTTCATCAGAAGGAGTGTTAAGTATAAATTCTACTATTAGGCGTTTGATATCATTCCCTTTTTCGTTCAGCATATTATGACCGCATAAAGGCAATCCGACCAGCCAGGTTTTAGGTCTCTCTTTTGCTATATTTAAAGCGCTTTCAGGAACTGCAACCCGATCTAATAAACAAGTTATAACTAACATTGGAGCAGTACCACCCGTAGACCACTGTTCTTTTGGTGTGGCATCACTAGACTTGGCTTGTTGTCCGGCCAAGGCTGGAAATTCGCCTTGTGCCTGATCCAGCAAAGCCAAATGCTCGTTGCCTGGAGCATACATAAGCTGTCCTTGCAATTTAAGCCATTCTTCTTTGCTGATTGAGGGATCCATGTAGCGTTGATACAGCGCCATAGTTTCTGCAGATGGCTGTGCTTCACCGCCTGCACCAATTAAAACAATACCCAATACACGTTCAGGTCGGTCTTGAGAAGCGGTTCTCACCACGCGATTTCCATACGTTTTTCCAGCCAGGTAAACTTCTTTGAGACCGAGTTCGTCTGCCACTTTCCAAAGATCAACTGCATAATCGTGGAGTGTTAATCCCTCAATTTTTCCAGTACTGGCTCCCAAAGTTCGGTAGTTGTAGGTAACAACTTTGATTCCTTTTGATGCAATTGCCTGAGCGAGTTCATCGAGCTGGATTGCCGGTCTGCCATTACCGGCTGCCATAATTAAAGCGGCAGGACCATCTCCATAAATAAAGGTTTCGATTTGAATACCGTTTGCTTGTATCAGCTTTCTGATCCCCATTGAGTTGTTTTTTTGGGAGTATCCAAATGTTATTGTAAATAAAATAAATAAGGCCAGCAAACGCTTTGAGGGACAATGATGTGAATTTTTCATTTTACTTTTTTATTTTAAACACCGTGTTTCCTTCTTTGATGGATTCCAGAATTTGAATGGTATTCAAGTCTAAAGGTTTTATTTTTAATGGATTTTTATCCAAAATTACCAAATCGGCAAGCTTTCCTTTCGTTAATGTACCCTTTGAGTTTTCTTCAAAATATTGGATTGCTGCCCATTCTGTCAGTGTTTTCAATCCTTCGTAAGGAGTAATTCGTTGGTTTGGCCCCAATATTTTTCCGCTTCTGGTGACCCTGTTAACCGTTGCATCGAGTACTCGCATCGAATTAGGGAAGGTAACGGGTGCGTCATGGTGAGAAGTTGTAATAAGTCCTGCATCTATTGCATCTCTCATCGGCGAGATATAATCAGCTCTGGGATGCCCCAAAACGGATTGGGCATGCCAATCGCCCCAATAAAAAGTATGCATTGGAAATAATGAAGGGATCACTTTTAGGCGGACCAATTCCGGAATTTGATCTTTGCGCAATGTCTGTCCATGAATGAGTACCGTTCTGTGATCGGGATAATTGTATTTTTTTTCCGCGAGATCAATCGCTTTTAAATACTGGTCAATTGCAGCATCGCCGTTGGTATGGCACAATAGCTGCCATTTATTTTTAAAGGCAAGTGCTACATAATCATCCGCCTGTTGATCGGTCATTACGCCTTGTCCTTTATAATCTGCTTTTTCACCTGCAGGCGGAATATGGTAAGGGTGGGAGAGCCATGCAGTTTTACCTTGCGGCGAACCATCCAGCGTTAATTTCACACCGCCAATTCTGTATTTATTTTTATAGTGATGCGTGGGGCTGTAATAAGGGCTTTTCATAATTTTTTCTACACCCAGCGCAACATCAGGATAGGAAACAATATCTAAATAGAACTTTTTGCTGTTTGCTCCATCTTCTAACTGGGACATCTGCTGTAAAGTAGCCCTGCCTTCTTGTACAGTCAAATAACCATTTTTAGCATATTCAACCAAGGCTTTATCAATAAACATTCTATTGGCCTGTGCATCTCCTTTGCCTAAAATTGGGAATAGAACGGCAAAAAAAGCACCTTCTTCCAATACGCCGTTTGGCGTCCCATCAGCATTTCTACGATATTTTCCACCCGCGGGGTCTTTGGTGTCCTTATTGATGCCTAGCATTTTCATGGCATAGGAGTTAAGTACCCCTAAATGTCCTGATTGATGTACGATAACTACTGGTTCAGTGCTACTTATTTTATCCAAATCAGCAGCTTTTGGGTGGTCCGCTTCTTTGAGCTGGGAATCATCGTAGCCATTTCCTAAAATCCAGCCAAATTTTTTAAGCATCGTTTTACCGTCTGCTGAATTTTTATATTGGTTCACTGCATTGATAATTGAAGCAAAATCGGCACCGGGACCATCCGGAGGCGGCAGTAAATTAGCGACCGATGCGGTAAAACCAACATTAAGAAAATGGCTATGGGCATCTAAAAATGCCGGGAGCATCGTTTTTCCTTTCAGATCTACCATAATGTGTCCAGATCCTGCTTGCTTCATGGCTTCTTCTTCCTTGCCTACAAATAGTATTTTTCCGTCTTTAACTACAATCGCCTGGGCATAAGTGGGCTTTTTTCCTTCCATGGTGATGATGTCTCCGTTGTAATAAACGGTAGCTTTATTGCCTGAACCTTGATCTGCCGCCAATTTTTCGTCTTTTTTACAGGAGACCGTCAAAATTGCAAATGCCAATATTGATAAGATTGAATTTTTCATAAGCTTATTAGTTAATTAAAAAAATAAATCATTTGATTTTTATGGTTTCACTTCTACTAATTCCGGGCATTTCCAAGTTCCATTCAAAATTTCTTTGTGAGGCCTGTAGAGTCGAATCATATAATTCCATCCCTTCATGATATATAAAAAATTTGGCTGGTTGGGATCTCCTCCAAAATGTATGGTTACGCTGCCATCCGGATTCTTCTTGGATGTTATCGAATTGAAATTATAGCTATTGTATTTATTTACTTCATAGTACCCTTTTTCATTGTATAAAGACACAGATCAAAAAGCATCAACAGGAACATCTTTCAGAGTCAGGGTGTAAGCAGTTACACCATCATCTTTAGGTGGATTTAAATTAAGATAAATAGCATCTTTTTCTGGATTTCCACCGTATCCCCCCGCCGTTCCTAACAGTTGTCGTACTTGGGTTACTTCCCATTCTGTGCCAAAAGCGGCTTTACTGTTAGGTAAATCTTTGGCCAATGCCAAAAGTAAATTACGCGTTTTTGTAAGGCTCTCTTCATCCCAATCGGGAATTTCCAACTTGCCCGTACTTGCTTGTTTGACAACAATGGATTCTTGTATTGCTGTGACTATTTTATTATCTTCAGGACTATTGGGGTCTGCCAAAGTTCTAATGGTTATATGAATAAATCGGGTACCAACATTTTCTCTGGTCAAGGTATAATTGCCCGGTTCATAAAATACCCGGATATAGGAATCTTCATTGATCACCATCATCGATATAAAACGCCCTTTGGTCTGGGGTAAGGTAATGCTAAGGGGTGAGCTGAGATCAAAAATCCCATAAGAATACCTCGTATCGCGATTGGTGCGGATTATGGATTGATGATTAACATCTGCCGGACCGCTGTTGTGGCATAATTTACCAAAGCACCCGTCATTTGTTCTGATTTTGAAATAGTTATCAGTTTCGGCGCGGACAAAATTATCGATAGTTACTTTTTGTTTTCCATTGGGCAGGGTAATTGGATCAAACAGCTTTTCGGTGTTCTTTTTGGGTGGTTTGCTAAAGGTGTTTATTGTGGGACTCAATTTTTCAATTGTTTTACTTTTATTAGTATTCTGGCTGTAAGCACTAGTGAATAATACTATGCACGATGATAAAAGGATAGATGTTAAGATTTTCATACTATTTAACTGTTTAATTG contains:
- a CDS encoding DUF1254 domain-containing protein, giving the protein MKILTSILLSSCIVLFTSAYSQNTNKSKTIEKLSPTINTFSKPPKKNTEKLFDPITLPNGKQKVTIDNFVRAETDNYFKIRTNDGCFGKLCHNSGPADVNHQSIIRTNRDTRYSYGIFDLSSPLSITLPQTKGRFISMMVINEDSYIRVFYEPGNYTLTRENVGTRFIHITIRTLADPNSPEDNKIVTAIQESIVVKQASTGKLEIPDWDEESLTKTRNLLLALAKDLPNSKAAFGTEWEVTQVRQLLGTAGGYGGNPEKDAIYLNLNPPKDDGVTAYTLTLKDVPVDAF
- a CDS encoding amidohydrolase; its protein translation is MKNSILSILAFAILTVSCKKDEKLAADQGSGNKATVYYNGDIITMEGKKPTYAQAIVVKDGKILFVGKEEEAMKQAGSGHIMVDLKGKTMLPAFLDAHSHFLNVGFTASVANLLPPPDGPGADFASIINAVNQYKNSADGKTMLKKFGWILGNGYDDSQLKEADHPKAADLDKISSTEPVVIVHQSGHLGVLNSYAMKMLGINKDTKDPAGGKYRRNADGTPNGVLEEGAFFAVLFPILGKGDAQANRMFIDKALVEYAKNGYLTVQEGRATLQQMSQLEDGANSKKFYLDIVSYPDVALGVEKIMKSPYYSPTHHYKNKYRIGGVKLTLDGSPQGKTAWLSHPYHIPPAGEKADYKGQGVMTDQQADDYVALAFKNKWQLLCHTNGDAAIDQYLKAIDLAEKKYNYPDHRTVLIHGQTLRKDQIPELVRLKVIPSLFPMHTFYWGDWHAQSVLGHPRADYISPMRDAIDAGLITTSHHDAPVTFPNSMRVLDATVNRVTRSGKILGPNQRITPYEGLKTLTEWAAIQYFEENSKGTLTKGKLADLVILDKNPLKIKPLDLNTIQILESIKEGNTVFKIKK
- a CDS encoding alpha/beta hydrolase, with the protein product MGIRKLIQANGIQIETFIYGDGPAALIMAAGNGRPAIQLDELAQAIASKGIKVVTYNYRTLGASTGKIEGLTLHDYAVDLWKVADELGLKEVYLAGKTYGNRVVRTASQDRPERVLGIVLIGAGGEAQPSAETMALYQRYMDPSISKEEWLKLQGQLMYAPGNEHLALLDQAQGEFPALAGQQAKSSDATPKEQWSTGGTAPMLVITCLLDRVAVPESALNIAKERPKTWLVGLPLCGHNMLNEKGNDIKRLIVEFILNTPSDEVKSAKQD
- a CDS encoding DUF1214 domain-containing protein; this encodes MSLYNEKGYYEVNKYNSYNFNSITSKKNPDGSVTIHFGGDPNQPNFLYIMKGWNYMIRLYRPHKEILNGTWKCPELVEVKP
- the ppsA gene encoding phosphoenolpyruvate synthase → MEKYILKFNQIGINDISKVGGKNASLGEMYNNLIPQGIRIPNGFAITTTAYKDFIKHNNLNARLDELMKLLDKKDFMNLNEIGSKARKLLLDAKFPLDLQTAISSAYTDLSKDNEMTVAVRSSATAEDLDNASFAGQHDSFLNIKGTMPLIYAVKCCFASLYTDRAIKYRLDKGFDHDKVFLSVGIQQMVRSDLACSGIGFTLEPESGFRDLIHIAGTWGLGETIVQGTVTPDEFLVFKTSLKNNKKAILQKNLGTKTKMLIYSENSAGINSTVIKVTPRKWCSKFVLQDSEIEKLARWALIIEDHYSKSMDFEWAKDGMNGELYIIQARPETVHSLINPLSITSYKLEKKGEEIITGEAIGNAVTSGIARILHSPKDASALQEGDILITNFTSPDWDPILKKVAGIVTNKGGRTSHASIVARELGTPAVVGTENATELIKDGDVITISCAEGKTGYIYKNKLKYVQTITALDTIKLPVQPKVQLIVSEPEKAFELSFYPNDGVGLLRIEFIITHTVKVHPMALMHPDKVIDPAQSTAINKLTENYDTKADYLIEKLSQGVATIAAAFYPKEVIVRMSDFKSNEYSGLLGGTFFEPQEENPMLGFRGASRYYHEKYREGFKLECQAMKVVRDDMGLTNVKLMIPFCRTPEEGKKVIAIMAEYGLKQHENGLEIYVMAEIPSNVLLAKEFAEIFDGFSIGSNDLTQLTLGIDRDSELIAALFDEENEASQKLILQMIQTANKMGKKIGLCGQAPSDSAEFTKFLVMAGINSISFNADALVKGIKNINAVLKDNSNGHKMHISGRE